The Musa acuminata AAA Group cultivar baxijiao chromosome BXJ3-6, Cavendish_Baxijiao_AAA, whole genome shotgun sequence region TAGGCTGTATAGGAGACGAGAACTTGGGGGATTGtcaataaataaattttagtGGTCCTTTTGTTTTAACTGGAGACCTATATTGATCCTCCATCATCATAAAGTGGATGCTTGAGGCATTTGACaaaggacatatatatatatatatatatatatatatatatatatatatatatatatatatatgtatgtatgtatgtatgtatgtatgtatgtatatatatatatatgtatgtatgtatgtatatatatatatgtatgtatgtatgtatatatatatatatatgtatatatatatatatcttcttgatattcttgaaGTTCAGGATCAGAAAGATATCTCTTGCAAGGTGCTGGTGCTGATTTTTGAAGGAAAGTGGTGGTGTGTTTCAAGTTACTGCACATTTGAGATTCTCGTAGAATCTTGTAAGTTGAGACCATATCCTTGTATTTAGGGGAGTGAGAGTGTGTGGTCTGTGGTCAATGGTCGCAGAGAGATGAAGTATGGATTAAATGTTCATTCTAAACAAGCTTTATGTGAGACTCTAGTTTGTGGCTTTCTAGAAGAACACAAGAATGCAACAGTTAATcccaaatattaatatatatgcacgaaaacaatattttcttttgttaaaagaataaaaaagaatagGCTCTGCTGAAGCCTTGGTTTGTGAAGAACTAAACCTAGATATCTAAGGGAAGCATGTTTGTTTCTTTGTAACTGGCATCCATGTTATCTGCTAGCCCCTTGGAAAATCACGACTACTGTGTTTGTGGCATTTGATCCAAAGCATCATTCAGATCACTTTGCTTGTTAAATTGCACAGTTTAACACTTTTGCTTTGTCCTATCTGTTGTTTCATTTTTGTAGTATGTGAAACACTAGTTTGATCTTCCCCCCTGCTTAATTCAGACTTTTGAGCTTGGTAGATGGCAAGTAGAACTTTCTGTATGCAGTATCTTGAATTATCAACATATGACACAAGTTTTGTGTAAATGGTATATGAAAGACATGCTCCATTAaaggaaataaatataattattgacAAGTAACAATTGTAATGCCTGTCTTAAAGAAGGGTTACATTTAATAGCATCATAAGACTTCAAATGCCACCAATTGCTTTCATGTTTTAATTTTCTTTCCCTTATTTTACTTTTGGTCTGTTTTCAGGTTCAGAAGCACTTTGAATGGCACTCACCTCCAATACCATACGATGCATTCCACATGGTAATGTACGAACTTTGGCTACGGCACCATGTCATCAAGTACTGAAAGCAAGTTCACAGACCATACAATTAATTCTGCTTTTTATTAAGTTGTGAAGTGGTACATAAGGGGCCCTGGATTTTGGTATATATCCCTGCGGAAGGTTTGCAAGAATATATTCAGTTTTTTTCTTATCCATTCAATCAGACACATTAATCCAATATTTGATCACATAGAGAAGTATGAACAGAAATGCAGGCGTAGGCACAAGCTCAGAACTTGCTGCTTAAGCATTTTCATGTTCGGATGGATATTCATCATTTTGCATTCACTGACAGAGGGGTGTGACAGAAAGTTGGCAGCAATATGAGCTCAGAGGTAGATTGATCTCTACTTGTCTCACTGCTGCCTCGCACTTGATCATGTAATTTGGATGGTACGCTGAGTATCAGATCCGCGGTTTTTGCGTCTCATTGTATCTGCATCGACTGTAATAATTTTGGATTTgccctttgtctgaccattgaacAGGTGGTAGTTCCATCAGTTCTTGTATACTGTAAGCAGATGAGAGATGACAAAAAAACATAACTGGATGGTTTGTAATTGGAACATAACTGGTGGAAGTATCTGTTTCATCATAATTTCTTCTGTAACCCATTTTCTTTTATCCTAATCGATTTGAGAATAGATACAGGGGAATCAAGGCTGCCTTCAGCAGAAGGCCTTGGACTGCGCCAGTATGCAACATGAGTTTCTGTTGCATTAGTATGTCTTCTCAGGGACGGAGGGGAAGATCGAGTAAACTACCAGAGACTGGTTGTCAGGTGAATTACTAATTCATATTGTTCTTTCTCTTGGAGGTAGGCTTTGGATGTGACATCCAAAATTTTCCTTCTTTTAAATTTACAATATGTGAGAAACACATCATCGTAGTCCACCAACTTCCAAATCTAATATGTTGGTCAAATTTTGTGGGTTTCCGTGTGTTTGGACCTTAACCGATCTCTAATATTATTCGTACCATTCGTTTAAATGTTTCCTTTTTCCCTCTGTGCTCGATGTATCTGCAGGATAAAAGCATTCAGTGCGACCAATATGCACAAATCGAGCAAAACATCTATCTAATGCATCCACTCAGACAGAAACATTCAGAGGGCCCGATGCTCCAATCGTGCACTTAATGCAAGATCAAAGAAATCTTCATAGCTTTTTTATGGACATGATCTTTTAATACTCGTTAATTATATTTAGGTCCATAATTATCCCTATTAACGTTAAGATAATATTTATGTTGGGGTAGACACTGAAAGATGTTTCACATTagtaagaattaaaaaaaaatcaggtgATATGCTGCACTAGGTTTTACTCAAAATTTTACTTTACTCTTTTGAGTTCTTACCAAgtgggattattattattattatgttttgCTCCTCTTTCAATATCTATATATTCTCTTAAGATCACTCACTCCCCTATTCGTGTGATGATTGAGAAGGTCAAAATGCAGTTGTGACCAACATctacctctctttttttttttgttttgaaccTTGACACTTATTCTATGTTGAGAATTTAAATCAAACTAGACAAGGTAAACACTAGATTTAACTCAAAAACTTAAATATGATAATGTAACTTGTCGTAATAGATACTTTATGAAGTGATAACAGGACACCCTCGAGAACCTGATACCAACTATAGTAGCTTACTCTTTCTAATAACCTCCCTAAATCGTGAGAGTAAAACAAGTGTAAGAGCGTTGGGCTCTTCTTTTTCCCACTCGGATCTTAAAGAAAATATGCTAGTTTCttgatgcatcattatatttggaGCTCAATTTGGCTACGTAAGATATAGTAGTGCATCCTTCCTCCCATGGTTCAATGGTTGGAATACGTTTAAACTTTAAAGACCTTTAGAATTTGTCCATCGGTATACCCTCCTTTGTACAAATCAATGACACCAGGGAAACGATAGCTGGGTTCACTGTAAGGGAGGGAACCTTACAGTGCGGGTGGAGTCGATGGAGAAGGCCATGAGAGGGGCCTAACGCAAGAAACATAGGGTTGCGAGTGCACAGTAGAGAAGTGTGGGTGTGGGAGGGCAAAGAGAGCCGGAAAAGGGGGGAGGCCACGATGGGCCTGACCGTCGAACCAAGCGGGGCCATCTGGTAATGGAGGCTGATTCCATTACCATattgctgatgatgatgatgatgatatcatGAGGACTAGAGAGAGGAAAGCTTACAAGTGACCTCCGCTTTCTTGTATGTATGTAGTCATTTGATGATTTCATTGTGTGGAGGTCTTCTACCAAGTGGAGCTTAGGCTGACTATAGTCAAACAAGTTGTGCGAGATTTATGCTCATCGATCACTCATGAGGGCAAGAAAGCCACCAGATACAAACCTTGGCAGTTTCTCGGAAGACCCTATAAACAAACCAAAGGCTTCTTCGTCATTTCGAGGGATGTCTTTAAACACTTGGACAAGTCTACTTCACTCTCCTTAGAGCCGACCAAAAGTGAAGAGTAACCAATGCCAATGCCTAGCTTCTCAGGACACACCCTCCTTCCAGGCCCCAAGGGTGCCAGTTCAATCTCCTTGGTCCTATAGTCATTAGGGTCTGCCTAGATAATCCTGATAAATATTACCTTTGGACTAATTAAAAGAGTTCTTATTAAATATATCGAGGAATCTCTCAATTATCGTATTTGTTATgagtaattaaaatattttaagtttgatTGAGTTGGTTacgtagataataataaaaatactcGGCCTTTGGCTTACGAGTGATTTCatggataattaaaaaataagaatGTGTTGCTCTCTTGATCTCTTCCGAGATGACATATATCGTAGCTACAAGTATCACACGTCAAACAATTTAGTTTTGAAGAATTCTAGTAGATCTATAAGAATCCTGTCTTTTATAGGCGCATCAAATATATTAAAGTTCGACATGATTTTATCGGTGAACTACCAGATAAAGGCAAATTTTAGATAAACTATTATATCACCAAAAATTAGTTtgtcgatatctttataaaaactttaacaaaagaaaaaaaattaatatttaacttCAAATTATAACTATTTTAAATTAAGGAGCATGATGAAATATAATCCAAAACAACTCATCTGTTTGAGAATTATTCATTTTGTTTTGGAACAATTTAGATAGACGATGAACATGGATTGTTTCAGCCAAATAGATGGGGATGAGTTTTGTACGTGGACGAGGATAAGAAGATATATATTAGGCTTCGgtgatttcttttttatttaaaaaacattttattttattctttttgacATCTAACTTGCCGAGTAAATGACAAAATTGATTTGAGATAAGAGATCGAGTAAAAAAAGATCAACAGATTGCATTGAGATTAAACTCAAGAGCATCGATTTCTTCTTGGATTACATTTCACCATTTGAGTTGTTAATTTGATAGcatgaacaaaaaagaaaaattcttAGGCTGCTTTTGAAGAGAAATAGAAGTTATAAAAGCTCTATATCATTACACCTTATAATTTAATGGTGTAGGAATTAACCGGCAACCAACTTGGCCGATGTTTCACTCTGCACATTACTACTACCACGATAGCACACAGAAAATGAATGACAAAAACGAAAGATTCTCGAGGCAAAGGTTTTACGTCGCTCGCTCATTGTCGTTGCCACAGCACATAAAAAAACACAACCTGCGGCAAACAAAGCATGGAGTGGCAGGGTCCTACTATATGAGACACCCATCCAGCCTCGTCTCACTTGGGTTGTGAGGTGTTGATACATCGATGTTTTGCGCCGGTCACCACGATCGCCGTAGAGGATGGACAACGAGTGAAGCGATAGGCAACGAGACCATTTTTGCCCAAGAGCAATGGACGACGAGTGAAGCGTGGAGCACATTTCCGGTAGAACTATTTCACCCTTTCTTTTTCTAATGATATGAGAATGCTCAAATGCCGGAAGATGATATAAATTCAGTCAAAACATTTAATTCTCGTGAGCAATTCACATTAGGAGAAGATTTACGGGCGAATCCCCCAACACCACATCAGCAAACTTTTGCGTGATCACAAACAAAGAGAAACCAACCAGCGTGCGGTTTGCAGAGATCTTGTTAGCACCGACGCAAGCGTCACAGCAGCCGTATTCTCGATGGCGGTCGCACCGATCATACTTGGAGAATTCGCTAATGAGATTGTATAGAGTACACAAATTGGTTATAGTCGCGGAACGACAAGATGTAACCTCAGTAGTAGGGGATGCAAGCATATGAATCAACCAAACAATCCTCTCCTCTTTCAGGACATGAATTATTTTTTTGGCAGTCTTTGACTTGGAACACCCTGTGCATATTAAGTAAATCAAGTGAATTTCTCTACGATATGTTGTAGAATCTCAACAATTTTAATGTTGTaatcttgctgtttcattcaggATGATCAAGGCAAGAACGGCAGAAAAATCATCTATTAACAAAAAACTCGATTTCAATCTGAAGAACTTCCTCacaatttcatgatatttaagTGCAGCATTGACAACATAATAGGAAATAGGAGAAAATGTTTCTTTCAACTTCTTTTCTCTATCTACGGTAATGTATTCATAATAGGAAATAAAATAGTCTCTTCATTCCAACAACTCCTCTTGTTGACCGCATGGCCGTAGCGTACTAGAATAAGGGATCAACGATGGGTAATAGAATCCCAGTGATGCCAGCTTCTTGATTTCTCCATCCTTCATACTGTAGCTGTGTACCTCGTCATATACGGTGAAAACAAGTAGCGTGGTAGTGGCCACCTCGCTCAGCGTGACGGAGCTCACGTTGAGTGGTTCCTTGAACCCCATCGGGGTTAAGCTTATCTCGTGCTTCTTCACCCATATTAACACACCGTTGCTTCTCTTCTTCAGAAGCCACAGAGCGAACACCTGAGAAAACCTACTGTAATGGATCAGGCAAAGCGACTTTCCCTCCCACTTGGCGATCCCAATGATGTCAGAGGAGTCGATGGTTCTTCTTTTCGGCAGAGCGATGATCTGCGTGCACTCTGTCCTCATGTCGAAGCCGACGACGTATGGGTTGATATTCATGTACGATCTCAAGTCCGACGCCCAGAACACGGTCTCGCCGCAAACAACCGGGTGATCCAAGTCTAGTTCCCTCCCTCCAAAGTCGAGATGCTTGTCCATCGTCCATGTCTTGGCCACCGAGTCGTAGACCCGGCAATGGTGCAACGAGCTCCATTCACAGGTTGGTGAGAGGTAGACCAGCTTATAATCTTTCGTCACTCTACCGCCATCGTTCGTGAAGctcaccgcgatgccaccccTTGAACACTCGCCCGATGGGGTGGGTAGTTGATACCGAGTCCTACGGGCCGGGTTGAAGACATACAAGCTATGACGGATAGCATTGGACGATCCATTGTTCTCATGCAAGACGAAGACAAGGCCACCGGCTGACCCAAGGATGAAGGcattgttcttgctcagaaattgACGGCTGGTTCTGGGCACATCGGCGCAGGGGTCAACGAGGAGGAAGGACCTGAAGGTAGTGTAGCACTTAACAAAGAATCCGGAGATGGCTTTGCTGCGATATGATTGTGAAAGGAGGAAACGGGAATCTGACGAGAGCTGGTGGAAGGTCTTGCAGACAGATAGGAGTCCGAAGAAAGTCTTCGCCgggaggtaggagaggatctctgcGAGCACGTCGTCGGGAAGGAGACAGCTTCCGGTTCCGGGTTTCTCCTGACCCACGAAGTCGATGCTAAGGCTATTCTTGTGCATGCTCGTCATAGCTGCAGACAAGATGAACGAGGAAGACTAGACTCCTCCCTTCTTATATAGAGGGAGATTCGTAAACCGAATAGTATTAGGAATCTTACAGTAACACTACTACTAATACTATGAGATTCTTACTAATCCTACTAGTAATAATACTATGAGATTTGTAAACCGATTAGTATTAGGAATCTGACAGTTACGTAACTGTGAGATTCCTACTAATACTACTCGGTTTACAAATCTCCGAAGGGAGGACGGAGTGCACGCTGAATGTAACTGTGAGATTCCTACTAATACTACTCGGTTTACAAATCTCCGAAGGGAGGACGGAGTGCACGCTGAATGGGTAAAATGATGCTACACTTGATGCTTCGTTTGCCGCCATGCAATAAAAAATGACCTATTTTGGATAGTTTTTAGGTTGTTTTTGCATCATGCAATGACTACAGTGAACGAGATGAGACCTCAGTCATCTCAACGATTGGAACCTCTCGTTTTGATCTTTTTTGGTGCTATCATGGTAGTGATTGTGTGGAGTGAAAAGTCAACCGAGTTGGCTGCGCGTTAATTCCCACATCATAGAATTTTATACCTCCTGAAGTCGGGTTAAATTCGTGAGTGATAGGCCAAGTTCTATTATTGTATGCCTTATCCAACTAAtgttttgaagaaaaaaataggatagttttatcattttaaaaaataaaagctttactagaaaaaaaataacataaaaaagatGCTCCatggaaaaagacaaaaaaacaaaagtttttttttttataaagaaacTCACTCTACATGAAATGATAATCGGTCCTCGAAACATTTATCGAATCAAAATGTTATGTACAAAAAAGATAGAAATAAAGTTTTTCTAGAAAAATTACCCTACATATAGTTTCACATAACGAGTTCATGAAAATAACAATTGGTCGTTGAAACATTTTTCCAATCCAAGTTTTGGGTTGATAAAACTAGTTCGGTTGATTCAACTGAATgatttgaaaaggaaaaaatataattaGAAAGATAAAAGATTATACTCATATTTATAGAATTATACTCCTTAGCCTACTAGGACTAtgactccaaaaaaaaaaaaaagtaaatcaaATAAGACTCCTAGCTGAATTCTAGCTGACTCTTGTTAAGACTATAATTCAGCCGACTCGTACGGAGATTAGGAAACTCAAAAAGAACTTACTTTTACATTAGCTTAAGACTCAAAAAATTTCAAGGGATCCTATATTTCTCCtcccttcaaatcagccttgtcctcaagattAAGCACTATCAAATTTCAGAAACTTTTCCTTCAGTGCCTTGTAGGACTTTCAATAGGCATCTACAATTGGTAAGCTAGCCCATTGCATTAGTAATTTAGTCACAtgatatctgcaacgcatcacaacccatcgATCAAATATAGCTTGTGGTTAAATTTGAACCTCACCAACGGAAGATATGTTTGGCAAATGGTGTTGCACCACCTCATCTTCACCTAGCTTCTTCTTGAGGTAGAAAACATGAAAAACTGGGTGTATCATAGAGCTTGAAGGCAACTCTAAGCGATAGGCAATTGGACTAATGCATTCTAATACTTTATAAggccaaaaaaaaaattgagtagaCAACTTCATAGAAGATTGAACCTTTATAGAGGTTTGCTTGTAGGGCCGAGGacaaaggaaaacccaatcacccactATAAATTCTTGTTCACTTTAGTGTTTATCAACTTGCTGCTTCATTATTGCTTGTGAGACTACGAGGTTACCATTTAGGAGTTGAATAATCTTGTCCTTGTTAAGTAATTTCTTGTCCActcgatcaactttagaagagtcGGGCATGTATTTGTAATTATGGGAGGGGTTCAATCATAAACTGCTTCGAaatgagtcattttaatagaagagtgATAAGAAGTATTATATCATCGTTCTGTCCAAGGAAATCATTTAGTACATTCCTTCGGTTTATCACTGGTAAAGCATCTGAGATAGTTTTCTAGGTATATATTTATCACTACAGTTTGCTCATCTATTTGTCAGTACTCATATTCAGCTTGATAACCTATAAACAAAAAAGCCCTATCTAAAAGGAGCTATTAAAAACTTTATCTGTCATTGACAATGAAACGGGAAACTACATGTAATTTAACTATGTTCTTGATAAAAATATGGACAACATATGCAATAATATCGTATAGGATAGAAATGAGCATCCACGACAAAGATATAGTTTTCCCGAAGAGAAAGAGGCCGAGGCAAGCTGAGAGCCTGTGGCCATTGCCCTGCTGTTTCTTCTCAGGGAGATATCATAGATTAGAATATGTCCGACATGGGATGATTCGTTTCTGGTGCTTTGCTTCTCAGTTGTCGTGTAATAGAATGTAACCAAAATGTTTGACACGAGATTGGAAGATGGTCTCATTTACGGCATCCTGACATAATACGTTCCTTAAAGATCGGATGATCGATGCTTATTGAGTAGTTGATACATTTAATATTTTGAGAACAATGCTAATAAAGGGTAATTAATTATCAACACAATTTATCTATATGAAGAATGGATCAAGTTTATGTTATAAGGGAATGGACCGCAGAACCAGATATGCCTCCATATTAATCCGAGGAGCGAGCATAGGCATTTGATTCTGAACTCCCTACAATGGCTtatctcctcctctctttcttctctaTATTTCCTGCTGTCATAGTTTTATCTTTATCtttatcttctctctctctctctctctctctctctctctctctctcttttatggaGGAAGAATAAACTGCATTTTTATTGATGGTTCAATTTATACAACTGGGAAACCTAAATGAACATTCATGGACCATAAGCTTCGGAAAATAAGAAAAACAATGGTTGTAGTCCTACTGAAACCCTAGAAGACGAGGTTTTTAACCAATCCATCACGATGGGTAGTTTGAACATCATGAAGAGAATATTATGCATTAAATGAAAACAGAATAAGTCAGGGTACAGCATGTAAATTCACTTATGAGATCTGGCACACCTTGAAATCTTTATAGGACCTTTTATGAAATGTGGCATGGGGCATCTCCGAAGATGTTCGGTAAAGAGACAAGAGCTTTAAAATTAAGCTTCTAATAATGTCACAAAAATTTGTACCCAGAACAATTGATTAGAAATTTGTCAAATGTGACAATTAAATCTCAACATCTTGAAAAGCCGATGTTTGTCAAAATTTCCATATGCAAACATCCCTTGGAATACAAAACCCTAACCTGAAACAGGCAAGTGCACAACTATATCATTCTGAAACTTACTGCAGTGTACCAGAAATAATTGGCTTCCCCTTAAGCTGCAGCTCCTGCACCCTTGCCCTTCTTTCGCTGGATCTTCTTCATGTAGAACTCAAGCTCCTTTCCTTCCAGTATGTATCTGTGCATCACGATTATCAAATCCATTAGATCAAACAGTAGAGAAATCATCATGGATAATAGgaaaagattaaaaagaaaatacttcCTACCCATCAGCTCTCCCGCACTGGCCAGGGCGTGAAGAAATACAAGCTAACAACCTTCCAGCACCAAATTGCTCCTCGATGTGGGGATCAAGTGTACGGCCCTGCTGTCGCTTCTCCAGCTTCCTGGTTACATGGTTGCTCTTCTTTGCTTCCTCTGCTGCAGCTTCACCCTCCGGTACCTGACATAGGGcaacgaagaaaaaaaaaattaaggcagATAACATCAATCAATTTTAGCAAAGATGAAAAATACAGTCTGGAACGTAGTGATGATTCACCATGAAAGATCTAAAGATGGAACCAAGCACATAGAAGATGGTCATATAGAAAAATTACTGCAAATGCCCCCTTAAATTATTTATGCAACTTTCTTTGGAGTATAAGAAAGTCTGCTGTACTGTAGCAACATATAGTTTTAATATAACTGATGGAACCATAAATATTAACAAAATCCAAATACTGCAGTTTTCCAGGTAGATAAGACTGCAATAGTATATATTATAGTGTGTGCAATATGAAGCAACTCAATTTAGATTGGCATACCAAAACTATATAGTGGCACTGAAGTCCTATAAAAGACAGACACTGATACTGTGTGCCACTCCCCAACTTGAAGTGTAAAAGGATTGAATAAGATAAATCCTTATATCAAACTCTATCACCAGTTTGAAACAAAATCTCACCAACTGCATGCTGATGTGATCTTAAATCATGCAAACTGGGAACCATACCTACAAGTAAAAAACTACACAAAGGGATCTAAACAATCAGCAGAACCA contains the following coding sequences:
- the LOC135641394 gene encoding F-box protein At5g49610-like, whose amino-acid sequence is MTSMHKNSLSIDFVGQEKPGTGSCLLPDDVLAEILSYLPAKTFFGLLSVCKTFHQLSSDSRFLLSQSYRSKAISGFFVKCYTTFRSFLLVDPCADVPRTSRQFLSKNNAFILGSAGGLVFVLHENNGSSNAIRHSLYVFNPARRTRYQLPTPSGECSRGGIAVSFTNDGGRVTKDYKLVYLSPTCEWSSLHHCRVYDSVAKTWTMDKHLDFGGRELDLDHPVVCGETVFWASDLRSYMNINPYVVGFDMRTECTQIIALPKRRTIDSSDIIGIAKWEGKSLCLIHYSRFSQVFALWLLKKRSNGVLIWVKKHEISLTPMGFKEPLNVSSVTLSEVATTTLLVFTVYDEVHSYSMKDGEIKKLASLGFYYPSLIPYSSTLRPCGQQEELLE